The following are encoded in a window of Actinomycetota bacterium genomic DNA:
- the panB gene encoding 3-methyl-2-oxobutanoate hydroxymethyltransferase, with protein MSDVPLDPARSVTVTALRAAKEAGRRIVMVTAYDVIGARLADAAGVDVVLVGDSLGMTVLGHDSTLPVTMDDMVRHTAAVVRGTSRALVVADMPFMSYQVSPEDALRNAGRFVAEAGAAAVKLEGGAVMADTVRRIVAAGIPVMGHVGLTPQSVNALGGYKVQARGAAEALALVGDCAALQDAGAFAVVLECIPAELAALVTERLAIPVIGIGAGAGCDGEVQV; from the coding sequence ATGAGCGACGTGCCTCTGGATCCCGCGAGGTCCGTGACGGTGACCGCCCTTCGCGCCGCGAAGGAGGCCGGTCGCCGCATCGTCATGGTCACCGCCTACGACGTCATCGGCGCGCGACTGGCCGATGCGGCCGGCGTCGACGTGGTGCTCGTCGGCGACTCGCTCGGCATGACCGTGCTCGGCCACGACTCGACCCTGCCCGTGACGATGGACGACATGGTGCGCCACACTGCCGCCGTCGTCCGCGGGACCTCGCGCGCGCTGGTGGTGGCCGACATGCCGTTCATGTCGTACCAGGTCTCGCCCGAGGACGCGCTGCGCAACGCCGGGCGGTTCGTGGCCGAGGCCGGCGCGGCGGCTGTCAAGCTCGAGGGCGGTGCGGTCATGGCCGACACGGTGCGCCGCATCGTCGCAGCGGGCATCCCCGTCATGGGGCACGTGGGGCTCACGCCACAGTCGGTCAACGCGCTCGGCGGCTACAAGGTGCAGGCACGCGGCGCCGCCGAGGCGCTCGCGCTGGTCGGTGACTGCGCAGCGCTGCAGGACGCCGGCGCGTTCGCGGTCGTGCTCGAGTGCATCCCCGCAGAGCTCGCCGCGCTCGTGACCGAGCGCCTCGCGATCCCGGTGATCGGCATCGGCGCCGGCGCCGGTTGCGACGGGGAGGTCCAGGTC